A window of the Lolium perenne isolate Kyuss_39 chromosome 7, Kyuss_2.0, whole genome shotgun sequence genome harbors these coding sequences:
- the LOC127323614 gene encoding indole-3-glycerol phosphate synthase, chloroplastic has translation MEALLSSPKLRASPLSPAAAAARSPLPSRVRALAPAAAARPRPLRSGPKSTVRALARDEMLNAAALEDAKAVNDAAARQGIRIRRHCRPTASMKEVEEEMGAPRNILEKIIWDKEIEVAQGLARHPLKEVIESAGKAPPTRDFYGALAAAYKRNGVPALIAEVKKASPSRGVLRENFDPVEIARAYEKHGAACLSILTDEKYFQGSFENLQKVRKAEVKCPLLCKEFVIDEWQIYYARSIGADAVLLIAAVLTDHDLKYFLKICNELGLTALIEVHDEREMERVLKIDGVQLIGINNRSLETFIVDTSNTKTLLEKHGDAIREKGILVVGESGLFNPDDVAYVQNAGVSAVLVGESLVKQEDPGRAIAGLFGKELLH, from the exons ATGGAAGCCCTCCTCAGCTCGCCAAAGCTCAGGGCCTCTCCCTTgtccccggccgccgccgccgcccgctcccCTCTGCCGTCGCGGGTCCGCGCCCTCGCTCCCGCCGCAGCCGCCCGGCCCCGCCCTCTCCGCTCCGGCCCCAAG AGCACCGTTCGAGCGCTGGCGCGGGACGAGATGCTGAACGCGGCGGCGCTGGAGGACGCCAAGGCGGTCAACGACGCCGCGGCCAGACAGGGGATCCGCATCCGCCGGCACTGCCGTCCCACCGCCTCCATGAAGGAGGTCGAGGAGGAGATGGGGGCGCCGCGGAACATCCTCGAGAAGATCATCTGGGACAAGGAGATCGAAGTTGCACAG GGGCTTGCCAGGCATCCTCTAAAGGAGGTGATTGAGTCTGCAGGGAAGGCCCCTCCTACAAGAGACTTCTATGGCGCTTTGGCCGCGGCCTACAAGCGTAATGGGGTGCCGGCGTTGATTGCTGAGGTCAAGAAGGCATCACCTAGTAGGGGCGTACTCAGGGAGAACTTCGATCCT GTTGAAATTGCTCGAGCTTATGAAAAGCATGGAGCTGCGTGCTTGAGCATCTTGACTGATGAGAAGTACTTTCAG GGAAGTTTTGAAAATCTTCAGAAGGTGCGCAAAGCAGAAGTGAAG TGCCCCCTTCTGTGCAAAGAGTTTGTCATTGATGAATGGCAGATCTATTATGCCCGCTCGATTGGTGCTGATGCAGTTCTGCTAATTGCTGCTGTGTTAACTGATCATGACTTAAAATACTTCCTCAAGATATGCAATGAGTTGGGACTGACAGCTCTTATTGAG GTTCATGATGAAAGGGAGATGGAGCGTGTGCTGAAGATAGATGGTGTTCAGCTTATTGGCATCAACAACCGCAGCCTTG AAACATTTATAGTGGATACTTCAAACACAAAGACATTGCTGGAGAAGCACGGCGATGCCATCAGGGAGAAGGGAATATTG GTTGTTGGTGAATCAGGGCTGTTCAACCCAGATGATGTTGCTTATGTGCAGAATGCTGGCGTCTCCGCT GTTTTGGTAGGAGAATCCTTGGTGAAACAAGAAGACCCTGGACGAGCCATTGCTGGGCTCTTTGGGAAAGAACTGTTGCATTGA